Proteins encoded by one window of Cylindrospermum stagnale PCC 7417:
- a CDS encoding ATP-binding protein: protein MKSQILTNNLQLTTDNFEWYEANQGYLSSALAVVRNALAEEDVNKKSPQLMTPLPHLAPPALITLCDTFDLSDFERGVLLLCAGMELDASWGPLCANARGNHPKQPYPTFSLGMILPGAYWGALAPTAPLRRWQLIEISEGAALTLSPLRINERVLHYLILGDKHLDERLRGIVEPLAATSETHVPSHWQLAKQVATTWIQAPEGAGFPVVQLCGDEVGSKRAIASTACKDLNLNLYIMSAGAIFSLRNSEINDLLRLWEREAILTNSALLLDCDEVRIIDPARDQAIAQLIDNISSALIITSRDRRRSLQRPLINIEVHKPSAPEQRQIWQNVLGETATSLNGNVETLVSHFSLNAATIHTVWAEARGKSKIENSDNSELSTILWDTCRSQARPRLNDLAQPIEAGSTWDDLVLPEAQRQVLRDIAAHVRQRAKVYEKWGFGNKGGRGLGISALFAGASGTGKTMAAEVIADELRLDLYRIDLSQVVSKYIGETEKNLRQVFDAAEVGGAILLFDEADALFGKRSEVKDSHDRHANIEVGYLLQRMEAYRGLAILTTNLKNSLDQAFMRRIRFIVQFPFPDINQRAEIWQRIFPKATPTQGLDANKLAKLNVSGGNIRNIALNAAFLAADAGEPVEMKHILQAAKSEYAKLERPMTDTEVKGWV, encoded by the coding sequence ATGAAAAGTCAAATATTAACTAATAACTTACAACTGACAACCGACAATTTTGAATGGTACGAAGCAAACCAGGGTTACTTGAGCAGCGCCCTGGCTGTAGTACGTAATGCGTTGGCAGAGGAGGATGTTAATAAAAAGTCACCCCAACTGATGACTCCATTACCCCACCTGGCACCGCCAGCACTGATCACACTTTGCGATACCTTCGATTTGTCAGATTTTGAGCGAGGTGTGCTGCTGCTGTGTGCGGGCATGGAATTAGATGCGAGTTGGGGGCCTTTATGCGCCAACGCCAGAGGTAATCATCCAAAACAGCCCTATCCAACTTTTAGTTTAGGGATGATATTACCGGGGGCTTATTGGGGCGCTTTGGCACCCACTGCACCTTTGCGGCGATGGCAGTTAATTGAAATCAGTGAAGGGGCTGCCCTGACTTTAAGTCCGCTGCGGATTAATGAACGAGTGTTGCATTATCTGATCCTGGGTGACAAGCATCTAGATGAGCGGTTGCGGGGGATTGTTGAACCGTTGGCGGCGACAAGTGAAACTCATGTACCATCCCATTGGCAGCTAGCTAAACAAGTAGCAACGACGTGGATACAAGCCCCAGAAGGAGCAGGATTTCCAGTGGTGCAGTTGTGTGGGGACGAAGTTGGGAGTAAAAGAGCGATCGCATCCACAGCTTGCAAAGATCTCAATCTCAATTTATACATCATGTCCGCTGGGGCAATTTTCAGCCTTCGCAATAGCGAGATTAATGACTTATTGCGCCTGTGGGAACGGGAAGCAATATTGACTAATAGCGCTTTGTTGCTAGATTGCGACGAAGTCAGGATCATAGATCCAGCTAGAGATCAAGCGATCGCACAATTAATCGACAATATCTCTAGTGCTTTAATTATTACCAGCCGTGACAGAAGGCGATCGCTCCAACGTCCCCTAATCAACATCGAAGTCCACAAACCCAGCGCTCCAGAACAACGGCAGATTTGGCAAAATGTACTCGGCGAAACAGCCACCAGCCTCAACGGCAACGTCGAAACCTTAGTCTCTCACTTCAGCCTGAATGCCGCGACAATTCATACAGTCTGGGCCGAAGCTAGAGGAAAGTCAAAAATCGAAAACAGTGACAACTCAGAACTCAGCACCATCCTTTGGGATACCTGCCGTTCTCAAGCACGTCCGCGTTTAAATGACTTAGCCCAACCAATAGAAGCCGGTTCCACCTGGGATGATTTAGTATTGCCAGAGGCACAGCGCCAAGTATTACGAGATATTGCTGCCCATGTTCGCCAACGGGCGAAAGTATATGAAAAATGGGGATTTGGCAACAAAGGCGGGCGCGGTTTAGGCATCAGCGCCTTATTTGCCGGAGCCAGCGGCACCGGTAAAACAATGGCAGCAGAAGTCATCGCCGACGAACTACGCTTAGACTTGTACCGCATCGATTTAAGTCAGGTGGTTAGTAAGTATATTGGCGAGACAGAGAAAAACTTGCGCCAAGTATTTGATGCAGCAGAAGTTGGGGGAGCAATTTTGCTCTTTGATGAAGCAGATGCCCTATTTGGTAAGCGTAGCGAAGTCAAAGACAGTCATGATCGCCATGCCAACATTGAAGTCGGCTACTTGCTGCAACGCATGGAAGCTTATCGGGGTTTAGCAATACTCACCACCAACTTAAAAAATTCACTCGATCAGGCTTTTATGCGCCGGATTCGGTTTATCGTTCAGTTCCCCTTCCCCGATATCAACCAACGGGCCGAGATTTGGCAGCGCATCTTCCCCAAAGCCACCCCAACCCAAGGCTTAGATGCCAATAAATTAGCGAAGTTAAATGTATCTGGTGGTAATATTCGCAACATTGCCCTGAATGCAGCTTTTCTAGCAGCTGACGCTGGGGAGCCTGTAGAGATGAAGCATATTTTACAGGCGGCTAAGAGCGAGTATGCCAAGCTGGAACGACCAATGACAGATACAGAGGTCAAAGGCTGGGTTTAA
- a CDS encoding substrate-binding domain-containing protein, protein MVKDTGKQIAKEAWEREAISQQAQSKLRAQIKLPTPLRWLERWSWVVPVVQEKAAPLTETIKARLPKRFFQKEQNPADVVPESIPTAITLQPPVYLGVDPIYRKYHCVYGNTLGCEWTQKTLEQDPTATNCLKCGFPTILPPRIEVRGYRGRYRVDSFLGQRGMGRLYRGIQVADQQPVVIKEYLLPNPFSLEETRSRKQVFESVAGLTLADGRIQDIRLNSPWDAIADPVKECCYLVTNGHQDGYPTLRAYLTSNGPMTEAEVRRVLNQVLQTLEFLHTQKFSLPSGQIKQKIAHGNISLDSLLIMADTTEFFIHVSDLALWERLFDLPTARIAIPIISQDLVDLGYVAFYLLAGGTVDPVSNQPLNPKYEQHWKPVEPALKTFIRRLLELETPFANSEEARQALLQLPPPPPNDMLVITGEIEEDKTKLRRPPLLLLGTLGLVLLGALIWFLIQKSQKQETSSDDVVICCLKDVSAVPPGRYTYTGETGGIWSYIQRQRNLTFQNQTLEETLEKSQPKLQLNYQPDDSLAKAISEVESGKIDFAVTNLVNQLTPQLRYKEVAYDGLVVFVAFSYSKRERSLPNALNGKISFEQLRDLYTGKITNWSQIKGANLPNLPVKLYIPPEQEALQIFEQRVLKQESAIAAFKNLQTQNQQQNTLITSSTGAITTLPTLNMLQQVLEDFEKDDIGSIGFATFSQVFGQCSAYPLAVVDGNKAEVQTLVNDKGNSIDPNTDLCGEKGSYKPNIQVFRTGSYPLGYPIIVLYPGDNSRPPIGQKFADMLRTAEVQRLLEKAGLVPLQKTQK, encoded by the coding sequence GTGGTTAAGGACACTGGTAAACAGATAGCTAAAGAAGCCTGGGAGCGTGAAGCTATCAGTCAACAGGCTCAAAGCAAACTTCGCGCCCAAATTAAGTTACCTACGCCATTACGCTGGCTAGAGAGATGGAGTTGGGTTGTCCCGGTAGTTCAAGAAAAAGCTGCTCCCCTCACCGAAACTATCAAAGCCAGACTACCTAAAAGATTTTTCCAGAAAGAACAAAACCCAGCAGATGTAGTACCTGAGTCTATTCCCACCGCCATCACGCTTCAACCACCAGTTTATCTGGGAGTTGATCCCATTTACAGAAAGTATCACTGCGTCTACGGGAACACCTTAGGCTGTGAATGGACACAGAAAACATTAGAGCAAGATCCCACAGCCACGAATTGTCTAAAATGCGGTTTTCCGACTATTTTGCCCCCAAGGATCGAGGTTCGGGGATATCGGGGTAGATATCGTGTAGATAGTTTTCTCGGACAACGGGGAATGGGGCGTTTGTACCGAGGAATTCAGGTTGCAGATCAACAGCCAGTAGTAATTAAAGAATATCTGCTGCCTAACCCTTTTAGCCTGGAAGAGACAAGAAGCCGGAAACAAGTCTTTGAAAGTGTAGCTGGATTGACTTTAGCCGATGGCAGAATTCAGGATATTCGGTTAAATTCACCTTGGGATGCGATCGCCGATCCAGTCAAAGAATGCTGCTATCTTGTTACCAATGGTCATCAAGATGGATATCCCACTCTCCGCGCCTACCTCACCAGTAATGGCCCAATGACAGAGGCAGAAGTGCGCCGTGTTCTTAACCAAGTGCTGCAAACCCTAGAATTTCTGCACACTCAAAAATTTAGTCTCCCTTCCGGTCAAATAAAGCAGAAAATAGCACACGGTAATATCAGTCTCGATAGCCTGCTGATTATGGCAGACACCACAGAATTTTTTATCCATGTGAGTGATTTAGCACTTTGGGAACGTTTGTTTGATCTGCCAACCGCTAGAATAGCCATTCCGATCATTTCCCAGGACTTAGTAGATTTGGGATATGTTGCCTTTTACCTATTAGCAGGAGGCACAGTAGATCCAGTTAGCAACCAGCCTCTAAACCCCAAATATGAGCAGCATTGGAAACCAGTAGAACCTGCACTTAAAACTTTCATTCGGCGACTATTAGAGCTAGAAACACCTTTTGCTAACAGCGAAGAAGCGCGGCAAGCACTATTACAACTACCTCCACCTCCGCCGAATGACATGTTAGTAATTACAGGAGAAATTGAAGAAGACAAAACTAAATTACGCCGCCCACCATTACTACTTTTAGGAACTCTGGGCTTAGTATTACTGGGGGCACTAATATGGTTTCTCATCCAAAAATCTCAAAAGCAGGAAACTTCATCGGATGACGTAGTAATTTGCTGTTTGAAAGACGTGTCTGCTGTGCCCCCTGGAAGATATACCTACACCGGTGAAACAGGCGGAATCTGGAGTTATATACAACGGCAACGCAATTTGACATTCCAGAACCAAACCCTGGAAGAAACACTCGAAAAAAGTCAGCCTAAATTACAACTAAATTATCAACCAGATGATTCACTCGCCAAAGCAATTTCTGAAGTCGAATCGGGAAAAATAGACTTTGCTGTCACTAATTTAGTTAATCAATTAACGCCACAATTACGATACAAAGAAGTTGCCTATGACGGTTTAGTTGTATTTGTGGCTTTTAGCTACTCAAAACGTGAAAGAAGTCTGCCAAATGCATTAAATGGAAAGATTAGCTTTGAGCAACTACGAGATTTATACACAGGCAAAATTACAAATTGGAGTCAAATAAAAGGCGCTAACTTACCTAATTTACCAGTCAAACTTTATATACCACCTGAACAAGAAGCATTACAAATTTTTGAACAACGAGTACTGAAACAAGAAAGTGCGATCGCAGCCTTTAAAAATTTGCAGACCCAAAATCAACAGCAAAATACACTTATTACAAGTTCCACTGGAGCCATTACCACTCTTCCTACCTTAAACATGCTACAGCAAGTACTAGAAGACTTCGAGAAAGATGATATTGGCAGCATTGGATTTGCCACATTCAGCCAGGTTTTTGGTCAGTGTTCTGCTTATCCTCTGGCTGTGGTAGATGGTAATAAAGCTGAAGTACAGACTTTAGTCAACGACAAGGGTAATTCAATAGACCCCAATACAGATTTATGTGGTGAAAAAGGAAGCTACAAACCTAACATCCAAGTGTTTAGAACAGGGAGCTATCCACTAGGATATCCGATCATCGTACTTTATCCAGGAGATAACAGCCGCCCCCCTATCGGTCAGAAATTTGCCGATATGCTGAGAACAGCAGAAGTACAGCGCCTTTTAGAGAAAGCAGGTTTAGTACCACTACAAAAAACTCAAAAGTAA
- a CDS encoding phage tail protein, translated as MASSSRELNYVTANRFYVEIESTVAASFTECQGLGVTIKTEKILEGGVNDQQKVLLNPAEFSDVTLKRGITDDLTFWNWINKTLSGKPERRNVNILVFNQAGETMQCWTLLAAVPTGWKAPSLSADSTTVAIEELTLTYEGLKVVDKTRSGGATPLSTRKASGYF; from the coding sequence ATGGCTAGTTCAAGTCGCGAATTAAATTACGTTACAGCAAATCGTTTTTATGTAGAAATAGAGAGTACCGTTGCGGCTAGTTTCACCGAGTGTCAAGGTTTGGGTGTCACTATTAAAACTGAAAAAATTTTAGAAGGTGGTGTCAATGATCAACAAAAAGTCCTTTTAAATCCAGCAGAATTTTCAGACGTAACGCTCAAGCGCGGTATTACCGACGACTTAACTTTCTGGAATTGGATTAATAAGACTCTGAGCGGTAAACCAGAACGCCGTAATGTCAATATTTTGGTTTTTAACCAAGCAGGAGAAACAATGCAGTGTTGGACGTTACTTGCTGCCGTTCCTACTGGCTGGAAAGCACCAAGCTTAAGCGCAGATTCCACTACAGTTGCGATTGAAGAATTGACTTTAACCTACGAAGGATTAAAAGTTGTTGATAAAACAAGGTCTGGTGGTGCAACGCCTCTTTCAACACGCAAAGCCTCAGGATACTTCTAG
- a CDS encoding VgrG-related protein: MAGSYIPEPLLQIEGADASKDLLNDILQISVEESLHLPGMFTLIINNDFFPGRSEEKAWKHQKSFAIGKKIKIGFTSSTTGNADFDDEETGYVLEGEITAIETEFTEKSQAPIIIRGYDISHRLHRGRNNRSFQNITDSDIIKQVIGEVGIATGTITSTTIVHDYVFQENQTNMEFLRERAARVGFELYVQDGKLNFREPKTDQELTLEWLKDIHSFRVRVTSSEQVSSVEVRGWDYAQKRPIVSTATKEKVITKTDNGIGSENSTKFSTKPKMIVVDQPVFSAKEAEKIAQSLCDELGGEFVNADAKGEGNPKIRPGRVVKLTGMGTYSGDYYVTETRHFFHERKYITEFSVRGLRAGDLLATLSPQTHLQPGQTLLVGIVSNNKDPKGWGRVRVKFPTLTEKHESNWARVVSAGAGPGRGFDCLPEVNDEVLVAFEHGDIHRPYVIGGVWNGTDAPPEKVDDTIVGGKVRQRTFKTRVGHKLQFVEEDKGTKKGVYLNTTDGHNLRLNDSQKFAELETTGGHKFRSDDSNKTISLTSTGDITVKAGTSGTTNKSSISAGEIALTGTQKISLTVGSSSIELTPSGITIRTAGTLSIQSSGTISVQSTASLSLNSSTVSVTGGATVGITGGVVRLNC, encoded by the coding sequence ATGGCTGGCAGTTACATACCCGAACCGCTTTTGCAAATTGAGGGCGCCGATGCTTCTAAAGATTTGCTCAATGACATTTTGCAAATCTCCGTGGAAGAGAGTCTTCACCTACCGGGAATGTTTACTCTGATAATCAACAACGATTTCTTTCCCGGACGCTCAGAGGAAAAAGCTTGGAAACACCAGAAATCATTTGCTATTGGTAAGAAGATCAAAATTGGTTTTACCTCCAGTACCACAGGAAACGCCGATTTTGATGACGAGGAGACGGGCTATGTATTAGAAGGGGAAATTACAGCCATAGAAACTGAGTTTACTGAAAAGTCTCAGGCTCCCATCATCATTCGTGGTTATGATATTTCTCACCGCCTACACCGAGGACGTAATAACCGTTCGTTCCAAAACATCACTGATAGCGATATTATTAAGCAAGTTATTGGTGAAGTGGGCATTGCTACTGGCACTATTACCTCTACTACCATTGTCCATGATTACGTCTTTCAAGAAAATCAGACGAATATGGAATTTTTGCGGGAAAGGGCGGCCCGCGTTGGTTTTGAACTGTATGTTCAAGATGGCAAACTTAACTTCCGCGAACCCAAAACAGACCAAGAGTTGACTCTCGAGTGGTTAAAAGATATACATAGCTTCCGCGTCCGAGTTACCAGTTCTGAACAGGTGAGTTCTGTTGAAGTGCGGGGTTGGGACTATGCTCAAAAGCGGCCAATTGTCTCGACGGCAACAAAAGAGAAGGTAATCACCAAAACAGATAATGGGATAGGTAGTGAAAATAGTACTAAATTTAGTACTAAGCCAAAGATGATCGTTGTAGATCAGCCAGTTTTTAGTGCTAAGGAAGCTGAAAAAATAGCTCAGTCTCTATGTGATGAACTTGGGGGCGAATTTGTTAATGCTGATGCTAAAGGTGAGGGTAATCCCAAAATCAGGCCAGGGCGAGTAGTGAAGCTCACGGGTATGGGCACTTATAGCGGTGATTACTACGTCACGGAAACTCGTCACTTTTTCCATGAAAGAAAATATATTACAGAATTTAGTGTCCGCGGCTTACGTGCTGGAGACTTGTTAGCTACTTTATCTCCCCAAACTCATCTGCAACCGGGGCAAACTTTGTTAGTGGGAATTGTGAGTAATAATAAAGACCCTAAAGGCTGGGGACGTGTCAGAGTCAAGTTTCCTACCCTAACCGAGAAGCATGAAAGCAACTGGGCGAGAGTAGTGAGCGCAGGAGCCGGGCCTGGTAGGGGGTTTGACTGTTTGCCAGAAGTCAATGATGAGGTTTTGGTAGCTTTTGAACATGGCGATATCCATCGCCCCTATGTAATTGGTGGTGTCTGGAATGGTACAGATGCGCCACCAGAAAAAGTTGATGACACTATCGTTGGAGGCAAAGTCCGCCAGCGGACTTTTAAAACCCGTGTTGGGCATAAATTACAGTTTGTGGAGGAGGATAAAGGCACTAAAAAAGGTGTTTATCTTAATACCACCGATGGTCACAATTTGCGTTTGAATGATAGCCAGAAGTTTGCTGAATTAGAAACTACTGGGGGACATAAATTCCGCTCTGATGATAGCAATAAGACTATCAGCTTAACTTCAACGGGTGACATTACAGTTAAAGCTGGGACGAGTGGAACTACAAACAAAAGTAGTATTAGTGCTGGTGAAATAGCCCTGACAGGAACCCAAAAGATTAGCTTGACTGTAGGCTCTAGTAGTATAGAATTAACACCTAGCGGAATTACTATTAGAACGGCTGGAACGCTCAGTATTCAATCTAGTGGCACTATTAGTGTGCAATCTACAGCTTCTTTGAGTCTGAATTCTAGTACGGTTAGCGTGACTGGAGGAGCAACTGTAGGAATAACTGGTGGTGTAGTCCGTCTAAATTGCTAA
- a CDS encoding PAAR domain-containing protein — translation MFPAARLSDITVTGDPITAMGVPNVLIAGLPAACVGDLVVGPVVTGNIVMGSATVLIGGRPAARVTSQVAGVNTVTGVPLTTMVAIGAPTVLIGG, via the coding sequence ATGTTTCCAGCTGCACGACTTTCTGATATCACTGTTACAGGCGATCCAATCACTGCAATGGGAGTGCCAAATGTACTGATTGCGGGATTGCCGGCAGCTTGTGTGGGTGACCTTGTGGTGGGGCCTGTGGTGACTGGAAACATTGTCATGGGTTCTGCTACGGTCTTGATTGGTGGACGACCGGCGGCACGTGTAACATCTCAGGTGGCTGGAGTTAACACCGTTACAGGGGTGCCCTTAACTACGATGGTGGCAATAGGGGCGCCAACTGTGTTAATTGGGGGATAA